Proteins from a genomic interval of Bombus affinis isolate iyBomAffi1 chromosome 16, iyBomAffi1.2, whole genome shotgun sequence:
- the LOC126925656 gene encoding pre-rRNA-processing protein TSR1 homolog — MISGYLKNVPLSVNGLVHIPELGDFQISQIDAPGDPYPVEKKLKKDCNAMDDEPSTRVLARADPGKQESLESENILDPMDAEQTWPTEEELAEAKAQRKKIVKRVPKGTSEYQAAWIPDEDGEELSECSSDESEDEMSVDEAQSETDSGPDAEDEEEYETITVSEVPGERYDENIDMTEEKEAMDNLKNAKLDAKFPDEVDTPQDMLAKQRFQKYRGLESFRTSPWDPEENLPTDYARIYKFENFDRTRKRIFKESREIEGAMPGWYITIHVANVRVDAFSSLGNHPLIVFGLLPNEHKMSVLNVTLKHTGQTYSPVKSKAKLIFQCGFRRFTACPIFSQHTNGNKHKYERYFRPENTVVASMYAPITFPPCPVLCYVEKLNKSLVRRQ, encoded by the exons ATGATCTCTGGGTATCTCAAGAACGTACCATTATCAGTTAATGGTTTAGTTCATATACCTGAATTGGGAGATTTTCAAATCTCTCAAATTGATGCACCTGGTGATCCATATCCAGTGGAGAAAAAGTTGAAGAAAGATTGTAATGCAATGGACGATGAACCATCCACGCGGGTTCTTGCACGCGCAGATCCAGGGAAACAA gaatctCTCGAAAGTGAAAATATACTTGACCCTATGGATGCTGAACAAACTTGGCCTACAGAAGAGGAATTAGCCGAAGCCAAAGCACAAAGGAAAAAAATTGTAAAGAGAGTTCCAAAAGGAACTTCTGAATATCAAGCAGCTTGGATTCCTGATGAGGATGGAG AGGAATTGAGTGAATGCTCGAGCGATGAATCAGAAGACGAGATGTCTGTTGATGAAGCACAATCTGAAACGGATAGTGGACCAGACGCAGAAGACGAGGAAGAATACGAGACAATTACTGTGTCCGAAGTTCCTGGTGAACGATACGATGAGAATATCGATATgacagaagaaaaagaagcaatGGATAACTTGAAGA acgCAAAATTAGACGCAAAATTTCCTGACGAAGTAGATACACCTCAAGATATGTTAGCAAAACAGAGGTTTCAGAAATATCGTGGACTTGAATCATTCAGAACAAGTCCGTGGGATCCGGAAGAAAACCTTCCTACTGATTACGCTAGAatatataaatttgaaaattttgataGAACACGAAAACGAATATTTAAAGAATCGCGGGAAATAGAGGGTGCTATG cCTGGTTGGTATATCACAATTCACGTTGCAAATGTACGCGTAGATGCATTTTCTTCATTGGGAAATCATCCATTAATTGTATTTGGTTTATTACCGAACGAGCACAAAATGTCTGTCTTAAATGTGACATTAAAACATACGGGTCAAACATACAGTCCGGTGAAATCTAAAGCAAAATTGATATTTCAATGTGGATTTAGGAGATTCACTGCGTGCCCAATATTTAGTCAACACACAAACGGAAACAAACATAAA tatGAGCGGTATTTTCGTCCAGAGAACACTGTCGTAGCAAGCATGTACGCTCCAATTACTTTTCCACCATGCCCAGTATTATGTTACGTTGAAAAACTGAATAAATCATTGGTAAGGAGGCAATAA
- the LOC126925916 gene encoding pre-rRNA-processing protein TSR1 homolog has product MHVTQSIRKITVINYESSRRKSKVIEGILLHPLLVIVEFCLGRTGIVLRVLTVYSTSLKSERHVQSKLCKSLPEEEVFKLRTTIDAFNVLRLVGTQKQRAVSYTDKRGHLLGEEVKFKYNENSTELGTLMISGYLKNVPLSVNGLVHIPELGDFQISQIDAPGDPYPVEKKLKKDCNAMDDEPSTRVLARADPGKQESLESENILDPMDAEQTWPTEEELAEAKAQRKKIVKRVPKGTSEYQAAWIPDEDGEELSECSSDESEDEMSVDEAQSETDSGPDAEDEEEYETITVSEVPGERYDENIDMTEEKEAMDNLKSSYVHFGNTLLYKFIKIVSCDFS; this is encoded by the exons ATGCATGTCACGCAAAGCATACGGAAGATCACTGTAATAAATTATGAAAGTTCTAGAAGAAAGTCTAAAGTTATAGAAGGAATCTTATTACATCCTTTATTAGTTATTGTTGAG TTTTGCCTGGGCCGTACTGGTATTGTTCTTCGCGTACTCACCGTATACTCAACTTCGCTGAAGTCGGAGAGACATGTGCAATCCAAACTTTGTAAGTCGCTTCCTGAGGAAGAAGTTTTCAAACTAAGAACTACCATTGATGCTTTTAATGTTTTACGACTTGTTGGTACTCAAAAGCAAAGAGCTGTATCATATACAGACAAAAGAGGTCATTTGCTAGGAGAAGAAGTAAAATTCAAATATAATGAA AACTCCACAGAGCTTGGAACTCTAATGATCTCTGGGTATCTCAAGAACGTACCATTATCAGTTAATGGTTTAGTTCATATACCTGAATTGGGAGATTTTCAAATCTCTCAAATTGATGCACCTGGTGATCCATATCCAGTGGAGAAAAAGTTGAAGAAAGATTGTAATGCAATGGACGATGAACCATCCACGCGGGTTCTTGCACGCGCAGATCCAGGGAAACAA gaatctCTCGAAAGTGAAAATATACTTGACCCTATGGATGCTGAACAAACTTGGCCTACAGAAGAGGAATTAGCCGAAGCCAAAGCACAAAGGAAAAAAATTGTAAAGAGAGTTCCAAAAGGAACTTCTGAATATCAAGCAGCTTGGATTCCTGATGAGGATGGAG AGGAATTGAGTGAATGCTCGAGCGATGAATCAGAAGACGAGATGTCTGTTGATGAAGCACAATCTGAAACGGATAGTGGACCAGACGCAGAAGACGAGGAAGAATACGAGACAATTACTGTGTCCGAAGTTCCTGGTGAACGATACGATGAGAATATCGATATgacagaagaaaaagaagcaatGGATAACTTGAAGA GTTCATATGTCCATTTTGGGAATACTCTTTTgtataaattcattaaaatcgTGTCCTGCGACTTCAGTTGA